Proteins from a single region of Melanotaenia boesemani isolate fMelBoe1 chromosome 3, fMelBoe1.pri, whole genome shotgun sequence:
- the LOC121636737 gene encoding prostacyclin synthase-like, which produces MIWTILLLVLCYFLLTRRRRSKGEPPLDKGIIPWLGHALEFGKDASKFINRMKLKHGNIFTVRAAGRYVTLLLDPHSYDAVISDSDSLDFTRYAQVLMERIFNLQLPFDQPAKAKNIMKRHFQGKNLTMLNRTMNRHLQALMKAEMPQNQRDWKEEGLFNLSYSFLFKAGYLTLFGGEQNNNSTDPSSIFEEYKKFDGLLTKLARGTLKAEEKRTAQSVRARLWKLLAPAGLTEDSGSSPWLHAYRQLLQEDGVDDETQRKAVLMQLWATQGNAGPAAFWLLGFLLTNPEAMMAVKREFGQISQMDTSETPLMDRSVNTPVFDSALEETLRLTAASFITREVVQEKILYMADGQEYLLRKGDRVCLFPLISPQMDPEIYHEPQEFKYDRFLNKDGSMKKDFYKGGKQLKYYTMPWGAGTNGCVGKMFAINIIRQFVYLLLTNYDLELCDPNAQMPGIDASRYGFGMLQPVGDLLVRYKTRETQ; this is translated from the exons TCCCATGGTTGGGTCATGCCCTTGAATTTGGAAAAGATGCTTCCAAGTTCATAAATCGAATGAAGCTTAAACATGGCAACATTTTCACA GTGCGGGCTGCTGGTCGCTACGTGACGTTACTGTTGGATCCACACTCTTATGATGCTGTCATCAGTGACTCTGATTCACTGGACTTTACACGCTACGCACAAGTGCTCATGGAGAGGATTTTCAACCTGCAGCTCCCATTTGACCAGCCAGCTAAAGCCAAGAATATAATGAAAAg GCATTTCCAAGGAAAGAATTTAACCATGCTGAATAGGACCATGAACAGGCACTTGCAGGCCTTGATGAAAGCTGAGATGCCGCAAAACCAGAGAGACTGGAAAGAAGAGGGACTTTTCAACCTCTCTTACAGCTTTCTTTTTAA GGCGGGATATTTGACTCTGTTTGGTGGAGAACAGAACAATAACAGCACAGATCCTTCAAGCATCTTCGAGGAGTACAAGAAGTTTGATGGCCTCTTAACCAAATTGGCAAGAGGCACTCTAAAAGCAG AGGAGAAGAGAACAGCACAGAGTGTTCGGGCGAGACTGTGGAAGCTTTTGGCTCCAGCAGGTCTGACTGAGGACTCGGGTTCAAGCCCCTGGCTCCACGCCTACAGGCAGCTCCTGCAGGAGGATGGGGTTGATGACGAGACACAGAGAAAAGCTGTGCTCATGCAACTCTGGGCTACACAG gGTAATGCTGGTCCTGCTGCATTTTGGCTGTTGGGTTTTCTGTTGACAAATCCTGAAGCTATGATGGCGGTTAAAAGGGAGTTTGGCCAGATCTCACAGATGGACACCTCGGAAACTCCTCTCATGGACAGATCCGTGAACACCCCAGTGTTTG ATAGTGCCTTGGAAGAGACACTGAGACTCACTGCTGCCTCCTTCATTACAAGAGAAGTAGTGCAAGAAAAGATCCTCTACATGGCTGATGGCCAAGAGTACCTGCTACGAAAGGGAGACAGGGTGTGTTTGTTCCCCCTCATCAGCCCACAAATGGACCCTGAGATTTACCATGAGCCACAG GAATTTAAGTACGACCGTTTTCTAAACAAGGATGGCTCGATGAAGAAGGATTTTTACAAAGGAGGGAAGCAGCTAAAGTATTACACCATGCCGTGGGGGGCAGGTACCAATGGCTGCGTAGGAAAGATGTTTGCCATCAACATCATCAGACA GTTTGTTTACTTGTTGTTGACGAACTACGATCTGGAGCTCTGTGACCCAAATGCTCAGATGCCAGGGATAGATGCCAGCCGTTATGGATTTGGGATGCTACAACCTGTGGGAGACTTGCTTGTTCGAtacaaaacaagagaaacacaatag